Part of the Sulfurovum sp. TSL6 genome, TCAAACTGTTAACTTTACAGGAAAAGATGTAGAAGCCTTGACCATTAATGGAGGTATTCCTGGTCCAACCATTAAAGCGGAAGAAGGTGATTGGGTTAACATTAAAGTATCAAATAACATGGATGTAAACACCTCTATCCATTGGCATGGTATTCTGTTTCCAGGGCGTAATGATCAAGATGGTGTCCCAAACCTCACTACACCTCCTATTAAAGCCCATGGCTCGCTTAAATTCCGTTTTCCTCTGAAAGAGTTTGACTCCATCACTGGACAAAGTATTAAAGGTGTTGTAAATCAGCATCACATAGTCATAGGAAATATTCATCTATTTGAATCTTTAGATATAGACACAAAAAAACTGAAAGAGAGAGCAGAATCATTCAGAGAAGATGGTGCTACCGTAGTACTTGTCGCTGTAGATAATGAAATTACCGGTCTCATTGCTGTGGCCGACCCTATAAAAGAGACAACGAAAGATGCCATAGATGCACTGCATCATGATGGACTGAAAGTAGTGATGATGACTGTTGACAACCGCAAATGCCTTAGCGAGTAAACTTGGCATTGATGAAGTACATGCAGATGTACTTCCTGAAGACAAAGCCAATATCATCAAAAGGCTTCAAGACAAAGATGAAATCGTCGCTATGGTCGGAGACGGTATCAATGATGCCCCTGCCCTGGCACAGTCTCATGTAGGTATCGCAATGGGAACAGGAACGGATGTGGCTATGGAGAGTGCGGGAATTACACTTATCAAGGGTGATCTTAGAGGTATTATTAAAGCGGTTCATCTCAGCCGTGCTACAATGAAAAATATTCGACAAAATCTCTTTTTTGCCTTTATTTATAATAGTTTAGGTGTACCTGTTGCAGCCGGTGTACTCTACTCTCCCCTATGATCGCTGCTACAGCAATGAGTTTCTCTTCGGTATCGGTGATCATGAATGCATTGAGATTAAAGAACAAAACACTCTGAACAGTCTATTTTGAAGGCCAAGATCATTGATTTATAAAATAAGCTACACGTAGACTGCACACATCTGGACTAATATAAGACAATAAAATTACATACTATATGAGTATTAAAAAGGATTAAGAATGACACACACATTAATGGACTTGCCTTTTGATGAGAATGCATTGGAGCCGCATATTTCAAAAGAAACACTTCAATACCATCATGGTAAACACCATGCTGGATATATAAATAAACTCAATGATCTGATAGAAGGTACGGTGTATGCGGACGCGAAGCTTGAAGAGATTGTGAAAAAAGCCGATGGTGGTATATTTAACAATGGTGCACAGGTCTATAACCATAATTTTTATTGGAATAGCATGAGCGAAAAAGTAACCTCCCCCTCTAAAGAACTGTTAGCCATAATTGAACGTGATTTTACCTCTATGGAAGCATTTAAAAAGAAATTTTTAGAAATGGCCGCAGGTCTTTTTGGTTCTGGTTGGGTATGGCTGAGTATAAATGACTCAGGTACTTTAGTCATAGAATCATTTTCCAATGCCGGTAATCCCCTTCTTTTGAATCATACACCTTTGCTCACTTGTGATGTATGGGAGCATGCCTACTATATAGACTATAGAAATGCCAGAGCTGATTATCTTCAAAAATGGTGGGAGCTTGTGAACTGGGATTTTGTTTCTGATAACCTGGAAGCATGTTCACAATAGTATTACAGATAGTAGTATATACAGAACATTCTGACATCTAAAGGAGCTATCATGAAAACATCAAGAAGAGATTTTTTTAGATTTATCTCTGCACTTGGTTTGGTGAGTTTTGTGACTACACCGCTCAGTGCTAAAACAGCTAAAAATATCGTCAAATATCAATCCACACCAAAAGATGGCAATTCGTGTAAGACATGTATGCACTTTATCCCTGAAACTAATGAATGTAAAACAGTGGAAGGAAGTATTGATCCCAATGGCTGGTGTATCATTTACTTCAAAGATCCTAACTATAAAGAAGTAACAATAGAAGATGATAAACAGACAAATGATAACAATAAAACAATTTGATCTTGTTATTAGATAGTTAGCCACTATGCTTGTAGGTAGGAGCTTATAGTATGACCTTAGAACAATTGAAGCAGTTTAATGGACAAAATCAACAAAAAGCGTATATTGCCTACAAAGGAAATGTCTATGATGTAACCAGCAGCCCATTATGGGAGAATGGAACACATCAAAATATGCATGAAGCGGGTGTTGATCTCACGGATGCACTAGCAAGTGCACCCCATGCTGAAGAGGTCTTTGCGAAGTTTGAGGTTGTAGATACGCTTGATGAGAATGATCGTAATGATGAAAATGATCATGATCGAAATGATGAAAACAGAAGAGATTGGGTTCGCTGGTATCGTAAATACCATCCCCATCCGATGCTGGTTCATTTTCCTATTGCACTACACCTCTTTGCATCCGGTCTGAACCTTATTTTTTTATTTCAACCTAATCCTTCTTTTGCTACAGCAGTTTTTTACACTTTTTTTGTCTCCACTGTATTGGGTATATTTACGATGCTTTCGGGAATATTAAGTTGGTGGATCAATTATCAATTGGCCTTGAACCATATTTTGGTCAAGAAACTAATATTCTCTGTAATTACCCTCATTCTTGGTATTATCGGTATTACGATCTATCTTAATAATCCTAATGTTGTCTACTTAACGACACTGCCGAGTATATTTTATCATGGAACTATATTTCTTACAGGAATTACAGTGATAGTATTGGGATATTATGGAGGTAAACTTACATGGCCAGATACTAAGAAAGATACTATGTCAGATACCGAGAAAGAGACCAAAAACGATATCAAGAAAGAGACTATGAGTGTATCGATGAAAGAGCTAACAATACCGTTTCAGTCAACGATTTCAACACCACCCGTTGCTTTACCGAAAGATGAAGAAGTGAACGTACATGGTGAGAGTCACAGTATCTCTATTCTCATCGGAGGAGCCGCAGGTACAGGGATCCAAACACTGGAAAATATTTTAAGTGCTGCATTTAAACGTAGCGGTTATTTTGTTTTCTCTACCAAGGAGTATATGTCAAGAGTACGAGGCGGAAGTAACACCACGCTGCTTCGTCTCTCAGATACACCACTTATTGCTCCATGTTGGCATGTTGACCTTTTTATAGCCCTGGATGCCGATGCACTGTCTCATGTGCAGGAGCGCTTAAAGGATGATACTATCGTTTTGGCAGATGAAAAGATTAGCCACGAACAGATACCTCTTACAAGTATACCTATGATCAACACAGCCAAAGAACTTGGAAACAAAAATTATGCCAATTCGTATGCCGCTGGTGTGCTCTTTGGTATGTTTAGCCTTGAATCATTTGCATTGTCAGAAAGTATCACTACGTTCTTTAATGAAGAAGATCGTCAAGGGAACGAAAAAGCGATGGCAGAAGGAGTAATGTATGGTAAGAACCTAAAGATCCGCCATCTTCTAAAACTTCCTGCAACGTTATCAAACTCTACCGATTCTATGCATCTAATGGATGGCTCCTCTGCTTCCGGATTCGGTTTTCTGGCGGGAGGATGCAATATGATAACGGCATATCCTATGTCTCCTTCTACAGGCGTACTGAACTTTATGGCATCGATGTCCAAAGATCTTACTCTGTTGGTTGAACAGAGTGAAGATGAGATCGCATCACTGAATATGGTGCTGGGTGGATGGTATGGCGGAGCACGGGCAATGACTTCTACTTCAGGAGGTGGTTTTGCACTTATGAGCGAAGCAATCAGTCTTTCAGGGATGAGTGAAACGCCCGCTGTGATCTACCTCGCACAACGCCCTGGACCTGCGACAGGCTTACCTACAAGAACAGAACAGGGGGATCTGAACCTGGCCATACACAGTGGTCATGGATTTTTTGGACGTATTGTTTTAGCCCCAGGTGATCTGCAGGAATGCATCGACTATGGCTATCTTGCTTTTGAACTCGCAGACAGGTACCAAATGCCTGTGATCTATCTTAGTGACCAATACTTGGCAGATTCTATCAGTCTGTTAAAAACGATTGATTTCGAAGCGTATGAACAAAGACGCTATGTACACACTACGGATGCATCATATGATCGCTATGCACTCAATGATACAGGTATTACAGCACGGGGTGTACCAGGCTTTGGAGATGGGATCGTAGTTTCTACCAGTGATGAACATGATGAGCGTGGACAGATCACTGAGAGCTACCAAATGCGTGAAAAGATGGTAGAGAAGCGGCAAAAAAAGATTGAGTTGAGCATTACTGAAGCACTTGGACCAAAGGTCTTTGGAGAAGGAGATATCGCTCTTATAGGATGGGGGTCATCCAAGGGGGCTATCATGGAGACACTGAACGCGTTGAATGATCCCCGGCTCTTTCATGTACATTTTTTCTGGGTACATCCCCTGAATCCAGAACATCTTGCACTGCTCAAACACACTAAAGTCAATATAGTGATAGAAAACAATGTTACAGGAGAGTTTGCAGGGTTATTGAAAAGCCATGATATCAATATTGATCATCGTATTCTACTGTCCAATGGATTTAGCTTTTTTACTGACCTGTTGAAAGAAGAATTGGAAAAAGTACTAAAGGATATAAAATGAAACATCCGCTTGATAGAACAAACATAGACAATGCATGGTGTCCCGGATGCGGGAACTTCGGAATACTGAAAATGATTGAAGAAGTATTGACGGAACTTGAATGTGATGCTAAAAATACCGTCATCGTTTCAGGTATTGGGCAAGCTGCAAAGATACCTTACTATATAGATACACATATGTTCTGTGGACTTCATGGCCGAGCACTTCCCGTAGCTACAGCGCTAAAAGCTTCCAATCCTGCACTCAATGTCATAGCAGAAGGCGGAGATGGAGATATGTATGGTGAAGGGGGAAACCATTTTATACATACCATCAGGCGCAACCCTGATATCGTACATATCGTACACAACAATATGGTCTATGGGCTTACAAAAGGTCAGGCCTCACCCACAAGCCAAACAGGTTTTAAAACCCCTGTACAGGTAAAGGGTGTCACTAATGAACCATTTAATCCCATTTCAGTTGCTTTAGCACTCAAGGCCGGTTTTGTGTCACGTGTCAATATCGGTAATCTTGCCCATGCCAAAACGGTGCTCAAAGAAGCATTTTTACACAAAGGGTATGCCTTGGTAGATGTTTTTCAACCTTGTGTGGTCTTTAACAAGGTCAACACATATAAATGGTTCAATGAAAACACCTATGAACTGGATAGCACCTATGAGAAGAACAGCCTATCCTCAGCCATGCAAAAAGCACTTGAAAATGACCCCATACCTATTGGTATTTTTTACCAGGATGAGCATACAACATTTGAAGAGCATATCAGGGGAAATGAAAACAATCCACTGGTAACTCTTACTCATGATGTAAAAAAATTACAGGAATTATTTGATTCCTATTGAAATAAAAAGGTAAATAGGATAAAATTACTCCTTATTTATAAAAATACTTGACGGCACATTGTAATTGTGCTATAACGTGTAACTAAAATAATGATCTATATAAGGATTTTAAATGGCAAATGAAGGATTAGATAAAGCTGTCTCAGGTGAGTATGCACTCGGCTTTGAGATAGATATCGAAACCGAAACTGTACCACCGGGACTTTCAGAAGAGACTATCGCATTTATCTCAAAGAAAAAAAATGAGCCTGAATGGATGTTAGAGCTTCGTCTCAAAGCACTGAAGAAATGGGAAACCATGACTGAACCACACTGGGCTAAACTTGACTATGAGCCTATAGATTACCAATCTATCTCATACTATTCAGCACCTAAAGAAGGTATTGACAGTTTAGATGAAGTTGATCCGAAAATTTTGGAAGCCTATGAGAAGTTAGGTATCTCTTTAGAAGAGCAAAAACAACTTGCAGGTGTCAAAGTGGCTGTAGATGCTGTGGTTGACTCAGTCTCAGTTAAAACAACCTATGCAGAAGAGCTTGCTGAACATGGTGTTATCTTCTGTTCGATTTCAGAAGCGATAGAGCGTCACCCAGAGCTCATTAAAAAATATATGTTCTCTGTCGTACCAATGGCAGATAACTACTTTGCAGCACTTAACTCTGCAGTATTTACAGATGGTACCTTTGTGTACATCCCTAAAGGTGTACGTTGTCCTATGGAGCTTAGTACTTACTTTAGGATCAATGCGATGAATACAGGACAATTTGAACGTACACTTATCGTGGCAGATGAAGGATCATACGTTAGTTATAATGAAGGGTGTTCTGCTCCAACACGTGATGAGCACCAACTTCACGCAGCTGTCGTTGAACTTGTTGCGATGAAAGATGCAGAGATCAAGTACTCTACGATCCAAAACTGGTTTCCAGGAGATGAAAATGGAAAAGGCGGGATCTACAACTTCGTTACCAAAAGAGGTATCTGTGAAGGAGATAACTCCAAGATCTCATGGACACAGGTAGAGACCGGTTCAGCTATTACATGGAAGTATCCGTCATGTATCTTAAAAGGTGATAACTCTGTGGGTGAATTCTACTCAGTAGCAGTCACTACCCTGGCCCAGCAGGCTGATACAGGTACAAAGATGATACATATCGGTAAAAATACCTCTTCAACCATCATCTCTAAAGGTATCTCTGCAATGAAGGGTCAAAATACCTATAGAGGATTAGTGAAGATAGGTGCCAATGCTACAGGTGCAAGAAACTACTCTGAGTGTGATTCCCTGCTCATTGGTTCTAATTGTGGGGCACATACTTTCCCTTATCTTGAATCAAAAGATACCCAGGGACAAGTAGAACACGAGGCAACGACATCAAAGATCAGTGACGAACAACTCTTTTACCTCCGTCAAAGAGGTATCAATGAAGAAGATGCTGTGAGTATGATTGTTCACGGTTTCTGTAAACAAGTCTTTAGCCAACTCCCTATGGAGTATGCAGTAGAAGCAAAAGCATTATTAGAATTAACATTAGAAGGAAGTGTAGGATGAGTATTATGAAAATTGAGAATTTAGAAGCAAAAATAGGTGATAAGCAGATTTTAAAAGGTTTAAATCTAGAGCTGGAACCAGGGAAGGTCCATGCGATCATGGGACCCAACGGTGCTGGTAAATCTACGCTTTCAAAAGCACTGGTAGGACACTATGACATTGAATTACTTGGTGGAAACATTATCTACAAAGGCAAAAATATCAATGAAATGGAAGCTGAAGAGAGAGCTTTAGAGGGACTATTCCTTTCCTTTCAACACCCAGTAGAGATTCCGGGCGTTAACAATGCCTATTTCTTAAGAACGGCACTCAATGCTAAGCGTAAACATGAAGGTAAAGAAGAACTGAATTCAGCTGAGTTCTTGCGTCTTATGAGAGACCATTTAGAGATGCTTGGCATGAAGTCAGATATGATCAGCCGTTCACTCAATGAAGGTTTCTCAGGTGGTGAAAAGAAGCGTAATGAAATTCTTCAAATGCTTATCCTTGAGCCAGATGTCATTATTCTTGATGAGATTGACTCTGGGTTGGATATCGATGCGCTAAGAGCTGTATCTGAAGGGATTAACAAGATGAAAGATGGTAAACGTTCATTCTTGGTTATCACGCACTATAGTCGTATTCTTGACTACATTGAACCAGACTACATCCATGTACTTAAAGATGGAAGAGTGATCAAAACAGCAGGACCAGAGCTTGTAGCACAGCTCGAAGATACCGGATATGACGCTATAGAGGAAGAATAATGAACCTTTCAGCGCTTAAAAACACAAACCTGCAAGACGTCAATAGCTTGTTGGATATAAAAGATAGAGATATCTTGGCAGAGCGTTTTGTATCACTAGGACTTCCAAGTAAAAAGTCAGAAGAGTATCGTTACTTTGATGTAGAGAAACTCCTAGAAAAAGAGTATAAAACACTTACATACGTTCCAAAAACGCTTAGAGTCTCTGAAAAGATAGAAATTGTTGATGGTGTAGTAGTAGCTGCTCCACAAGGTTTACGCGTGTACAATGAAGCATGCGGGCAGATCGATATGGATCATTTTGATCCGCTCTATTACCTTGGACACTTACTCTCTCCACAAGCGATCAAAATAGAGTTGGATGGAGATACAGAAGTAGAAATTGAGCATAAATTTACACAAAGTAATGCGCTGATCAACTACCGTATCGTACTTTATACACAGGCGAATCGTCATGCAACGGTGTATGAGAACTTTGTAGAAGAAAATATTGAGAACTCACTGGTACTTTATGGGTATGATATGCATATTTCACAGGACTCTTCACTGCGTATGGTCAAAATGCAGAGTATGCAAAACAGTGGCTATAGTATGGTGGCTTCACATAAGATCAATGTTGCAAAAAATGCACATGCGGTCTTTAAAAGCTTTGATCTGGGTGGAGACAATGCACTGCAACTTCTCAAAGTAGAACTTGATGAGTATGCCCATATAGATGCTGGCCACCTTCTCTATCTCAACAGTGAAGCAAAACGCGGTACCGTTTCTCAGATCGTGCATCGTGGTGAACATTCCACTTCAAAACAAGAAGCTAAAAATATTTTGGATGGTGAATCCAGAGGTATTTTTGATGCACTGATCCGTGTAGAAAAGAGTGGTAAATATACTAAAGCTGAGCAGAATTCCAAAGCAATTTTACTTCATGACAAAGCCTATATGGCTGCAAAGCCACAGCTTGAGATCTATATTGATGAGCTAGAAGCAAGCCATGGAGCAACCACTGGACAACTCAGTGAAAAACAACTTTTCTACCTACAAAGCCGTGGTATCACTCGTACTGAAGCCAGAAAAATGTTGGTGATTGCTTTTGCAAATACACTAATCGAGACGGTGAAAGACAGTAGACATCAAGAGCGTATTCAAAAAGCTTTTGAAGATGTCTTTTACGTAGTACATAAAAAGGATAACGCATGAATATGGAAGAAACAGTAGCAAGATATAAAGAAGATTTTGAACTTTTTCCCACCGATAATGATAAATTAGAGTACATCTTTGATCTGGGAAAACGCCATACAACACTTTCTGAAGAAGAGAAAAATGAAGACACCTATGTACAGGGATGTGCTTCTGATGCATGGCTTGTCGGTGAGTGTAAAGATGGAATACTCGAACTTCGCGGTGAAGGTACTTCTGAGATGGCCAAAGGTATGTTGACCCTGCTTTTGGACATTTTCTCCAACCGTCCGGCCGATGAGATACTCAGTTTTGATCCTGCTAAACTCCATGATATGGGTGTGGTAGAACTGCTCTCACCTGTACGTCAACAAAGTTTGGAAGCATTTTTAAATATGGTTTATGGCTACGCGCAAAAATGTAAAGAACAAGGATAAAATGATGAGTAGTGAAGATAAAAACATCAATGACAAAATGTCTGAAGAGAGACAGAAATTCATAGACTCTCAGCCGACAGATGAAGAGATGACAGAAAAGATCATCGCTCATCTTAAAGAGATCTATGACCCTGAACTTCCGGTAAATATTTATGATCTGGGACTTATCTACAATATAGACACATGGACAGATGAAGTCTCTATGATGAAAAAAGCCAAAATCACTATGACACTGACTTCAGCAACATGTTCATTTTCACAAGTGATCATCGATCTGGTCAAAAGTATCGCTACCCGTCAAGAGGGACTTGAAGAAGTAGATGTAGAAATAGTCTTTGACCCACCATGGAGTCAAGACAGTATGACGGATGAAGCAAAGTTAGCTATGGGATTACTCTAAAAAACAACACTGCTTCCTCCCTATGAGCATTTAGTACAAGAGTGTATTAAATGCTTGCTTTTAATATCACTTCCCTTCTTCACATCTGAATACTAAAACACCCAAATCATAGACTATAAAATGCTTAACTAAAAAACTGATAGATATAACTTTGATTTAAGTACTTGTATAATATAGTTTATAAAAGTCAGTATATAAAAGCCTAATAAGAAGAAAAGAGTCTAAAATGGATCTACCTGTATTAGAAATCACTGATCTCTATGTTTCTGTAGCTATGAAACAGATTATAAAAGGAATGAACCTGAGCATAGGTAAAGGTGAAGTTCACGTTATTTTCG contains:
- a CDS encoding superoxide dismutase, with protein sequence MTHTLMDLPFDENALEPHISKETLQYHHGKHHAGYINKLNDLIEGTVYADAKLEEIVKKADGGIFNNGAQVYNHNFYWNSMSEKVTSPSKELLAIIERDFTSMEAFKKKFLEMAAGLFGSGWVWLSINDSGTLVIESFSNAGNPLLLNHTPLLTCDVWEHAYYIDYRNARADYLQKWWELVNWDFVSDNLEACSQ
- a CDS encoding iron oxidase oxidoreductase gives rise to the protein MKTSRRDFFRFISALGLVSFVTTPLSAKTAKNIVKYQSTPKDGNSCKTCMHFIPETNECKTVEGSIDPNGWCIIYFKDPNYKEVTIEDDKQTNDNNKTI
- a CDS encoding 2-oxoacid:acceptor oxidoreductase subunit alpha, translated to MTLEQLKQFNGQNQQKAYIAYKGNVYDVTSSPLWENGTHQNMHEAGVDLTDALASAPHAEEVFAKFEVVDTLDENDRNDENDHDRNDENRRDWVRWYRKYHPHPMLVHFPIALHLFASGLNLIFLFQPNPSFATAVFYTFFVSTVLGIFTMLSGILSWWINYQLALNHILVKKLIFSVITLILGIIGITIYLNNPNVVYLTTLPSIFYHGTIFLTGITVIVLGYYGGKLTWPDTKKDTMSDTEKETKNDIKKETMSVSMKELTIPFQSTISTPPVALPKDEEVNVHGESHSISILIGGAAGTGIQTLENILSAAFKRSGYFVFSTKEYMSRVRGGSNTTLLRLSDTPLIAPCWHVDLFIALDADALSHVQERLKDDTIVLADEKISHEQIPLTSIPMINTAKELGNKNYANSYAAGVLFGMFSLESFALSESITTFFNEEDRQGNEKAMAEGVMYGKNLKIRHLLKLPATLSNSTDSMHLMDGSSASGFGFLAGGCNMITAYPMSPSTGVLNFMASMSKDLTLLVEQSEDEIASLNMVLGGWYGGARAMTSTSGGGFALMSEAISLSGMSETPAVIYLAQRPGPATGLPTRTEQGDLNLAIHSGHGFFGRIVLAPGDLQECIDYGYLAFELADRYQMPVIYLSDQYLADSISLLKTIDFEAYEQRRYVHTTDASYDRYALNDTGITARGVPGFGDGIVVSTSDEHDERGQITESYQMREKMVEKRQKKIELSITEALGPKVFGEGDIALIGWGSSKGAIMETLNALNDPRLFHVHFFWVHPLNPEHLALLKHTKVNIVIENNVTGEFAGLLKSHDINIDHRILLSNGFSFFTDLLKEELEKVLKDIK
- a CDS encoding thiamine pyrophosphate-dependent enzyme, whose product is MKHPLDRTNIDNAWCPGCGNFGILKMIEEVLTELECDAKNTVIVSGIGQAAKIPYYIDTHMFCGLHGRALPVATALKASNPALNVIAEGGDGDMYGEGGNHFIHTIRRNPDIVHIVHNNMVYGLTKGQASPTSQTGFKTPVQVKGVTNEPFNPISVALALKAGFVSRVNIGNLAHAKTVLKEAFLHKGYALVDVFQPCVVFNKVNTYKWFNENTYELDSTYEKNSLSSAMQKALENDPIPIGIFYQDEHTTFEEHIRGNENNPLVTLTHDVKKLQELFDSY
- the sufB gene encoding Fe-S cluster assembly protein SufB → MANEGLDKAVSGEYALGFEIDIETETVPPGLSEETIAFISKKKNEPEWMLELRLKALKKWETMTEPHWAKLDYEPIDYQSISYYSAPKEGIDSLDEVDPKILEAYEKLGISLEEQKQLAGVKVAVDAVVDSVSVKTTYAEELAEHGVIFCSISEAIERHPELIKKYMFSVVPMADNYFAALNSAVFTDGTFVYIPKGVRCPMELSTYFRINAMNTGQFERTLIVADEGSYVSYNEGCSAPTRDEHQLHAAVVELVAMKDAEIKYSTIQNWFPGDENGKGGIYNFVTKRGICEGDNSKISWTQVETGSAITWKYPSCILKGDNSVGEFYSVAVTTLAQQADTGTKMIHIGKNTSSTIISKGISAMKGQNTYRGLVKIGANATGARNYSECDSLLIGSNCGAHTFPYLESKDTQGQVEHEATTSKISDEQLFYLRQRGINEEDAVSMIVHGFCKQVFSQLPMEYAVEAKALLELTLEGSVG
- the sufC gene encoding Fe-S cluster assembly ATPase SufC produces the protein MSIMKIENLEAKIGDKQILKGLNLELEPGKVHAIMGPNGAGKSTLSKALVGHYDIELLGGNIIYKGKNINEMEAEERALEGLFLSFQHPVEIPGVNNAYFLRTALNAKRKHEGKEELNSAEFLRLMRDHLEMLGMKSDMISRSLNEGFSGGEKKRNEILQMLILEPDVIILDEIDSGLDIDALRAVSEGINKMKDGKRSFLVITHYSRILDYIEPDYIHVLKDGRVIKTAGPELVAQLEDTGYDAIEEE
- a CDS encoding SufD family Fe-S cluster assembly protein; the encoded protein is MNLSALKNTNLQDVNSLLDIKDRDILAERFVSLGLPSKKSEEYRYFDVEKLLEKEYKTLTYVPKTLRVSEKIEIVDGVVVAAPQGLRVYNEACGQIDMDHFDPLYYLGHLLSPQAIKIELDGDTEVEIEHKFTQSNALINYRIVLYTQANRHATVYENFVEENIENSLVLYGYDMHISQDSSLRMVKMQSMQNSGYSMVASHKINVAKNAHAVFKSFDLGGDNALQLLKVELDEYAHIDAGHLLYLNSEAKRGTVSQIVHRGEHSTSKQEAKNILDGESRGIFDALIRVEKSGKYTKAEQNSKAILLHDKAYMAAKPQLEIYIDELEASHGATTGQLSEKQLFYLQSRGITRTEARKMLVIAFANTLIETVKDSRHQERIQKAFEDVFYVVHKKDNA
- a CDS encoding SufE family protein; translation: MNMEETVARYKEDFELFPTDNDKLEYIFDLGKRHTTLSEEEKNEDTYVQGCASDAWLVGECKDGILELRGEGTSEMAKGMLTLLLDIFSNRPADEILSFDPAKLHDMGVVELLSPVRQQSLEAFLNMVYGYAQKCKEQG
- a CDS encoding metal-sulfur cluster assembly factor — encoded protein: MSSEDKNINDKMSEERQKFIDSQPTDEEMTEKIIAHLKEIYDPELPVNIYDLGLIYNIDTWTDEVSMMKKAKITMTLTSATCSFSQVIIDLVKSIATRQEGLEEVDVEIVFDPPWSQDSMTDEAKLAMGLL